From a single Apium graveolens cultivar Ventura chromosome 2, ASM990537v1, whole genome shotgun sequence genomic region:
- the LOC141706854 gene encoding WUSCHEL-related homeobox 4-like, whose product MKVHQFEFPRDMLIRSNWDQQSQLTETSAPASLSSFCQRLRPLLPSSHSTTSSNNSSSTAFRFDLKSFIKPRHCGSDETNGSSADDKVENHQLTQVQVETTHPGGTRWNPTQEQIGILEKLYKEGMRTPNSQQIEQITSRLAKYGKIEGKNVFYWFQNHKARQRQKLKRHGLGLAHSPRTSIALKSSSSSEDQEFEEGPSKRKRSTKLLECNKMSTAKDEDRVVSTKSEPLSHRLFGIITNPNINGADETLELFPLHPEGRSSR is encoded by the exons AACAGTCACAACTTACCGAAACCTCGGCGCCTGCAAGTCTATCGAGTTTTTGCCAGCGCTTGCGACCTCTGCTTCCTAGTAGCCACAGTACTACTAGTAGCAACAACAGTAGCAGCACTGCCTTTCGTTTCGATCTCAAGAGTTTTATTAAGCCTCGTCATTGTGGCTCAGATGAAACAAATGGTTCTTCCGCTGATGACAAAGTCGAAAATCATCAGTTAACTCAG GTGCAGGTGGAGACGACGCACCCTGGGGGGACAAGATGGAACCCGACGCAAGAACAAATAGGGATATTAGAGAAGTTGTACAAAGAAGGAATGCGCACCCCAAATTCCCAACAAATTGAACAAATCACCTCCCGTTTAGCCAAGTACGGAAAAATCGAAGGCAAAAATGTGTTTTACTGGTTTCAAAACCACAAAGCCCGCCAAAGGCAAAAACTTAAACGTCATGGCCTTGGCCTTGCTCATTCTCCCCGGACTTCTATCGCGttaaaatcatcaagttcatcG GAAGATCAAGAATTTGAAGAGGGTCCATCTAAAAGAAAGCGCAGCACGAAGTTATTGGAATGTAACAAGATGAGCACCGCAAAAGATGAAGACAGAGTCGTCTCAACCAAATCTGAGCCCCTAAGCCACCGTTTATTTGGCATTATAACTAACCCGAATATAAACGGAGCAGATGAGACCCTAGAGCTCTTCCCGTTACACCCAGAAGGCAGATCATCACGATGA